A window of Carassius carassius chromosome 44, fCarCar2.1, whole genome shotgun sequence contains these coding sequences:
- the sarnp gene encoding SAP domain-containing ribonucleoprotein has translation MAEVVELHKLKLAELKQECTARGLDAKGNKADLIARLQAYLDEHEEVNEEEVLEEYGEEAFAKEETEVQKQELTPPEEVAEKKLVKINPPAAVGERLQKRAERFNLPPNADSKKAARAARFGLEVPETVLSKGTSAKPNVEVLKKRAERFGMNVSSVSKKIEDDEKLKKRKERFGIVTSAASAGATDAEAKKRKRAERFGNV, from the exons ATGGCGGAAGTCGTGGAACTGCATAAACTCAAG TTGGCAGAGCTGAAGCAGGAATGTACTGCTCGTGGGCTGGATGCCAAAGGAAACAAAGCCGATCTGATCGCCCGGCTGCAGGCTTACCTGGACGAGCATG AAGAAGTGAATGAAGAGGAAGTTCTGGAAGAATATGGTGAG GAGGCCTTTGCCAAAGAAGAGACCGAAGTCCAGAAACAGGAACTTACTCCTCCTGAAGA GGTCGCTGAGAAAAAACTGGTCAAGATAAACCCTCCTGCTGCAGTTGGTGAG AGGCTTCAGAAAAGAGCAGAACGCTTCAATCTTCCACCGAATGCAGACAGCAAGAAGGCGGCACGAGCAGCAAG ATTTGGTTTGGAAGTACCTGAAACTGTGTTGTCCAAAG gaacttCAGCCAAACCAAAT GTTGAGGTATTAAAGAAGAGAGCAGAACGTTTTGGCATGAATGTCTCTTCAGTTTCTAAAAAG ATTGAGGATGATGAAAAGCTTAAGAAGAGGAAGGAGCGATTTGGCATTGTCACAAGTGCAGCGTCTGCTGGAGCCACTGATGCAGAG gcAAAGAAGCGAAAACGTGCCGAGCGGTttggaaatgtataa
- the LOC132126690 gene encoding tubulin alpha-1A chain-like: MRECISIHVGQAGVQIGNACWELYCLEHGIQPDGQMPSDKTIGGGDDSFNTFFSETGAGKHVPRAVFVDLEPTVIDEVRTGTYRQLFHPEQLITGKEDAANNYARGHYTIGKEIIDLVLDRIHKLADQCTGLQGFLVFHSFGGGTGSGFTSLLMERLSVDYGKKSKLEFSIYPAPQVSTAVVEPYNSILTTHTTLEHSDCAFMVDNEAIYDICRRNLDIERPTYTNLNRLIGQIVSSITASLRFDGALNVDLTEFQTNLVPYPRIHFPLATYSPVISAEKAYHEQLSVAEITNACFEPSNQMVKCDPRHGKYMACCLLYRGDVVPKDVNAAIATIKTKRSIQFVDWCPTGFKVGINYQPPTVVPGGDLAKVQRAVCMLSNTTAIAEAWARLDHKFDLMYAKRAFVHWYVGEGMEEGEFSEAREDMAALEKDYEEVGVDSVEGEGEEEGEEY; the protein is encoded by the exons CGTGAGTGTATTTCCATTCATGTGGGTCAAGCCGGTGTCCAGATTGGCAATGCCTGCTGGGAACTTTACTGCCTTGAGCATGGGATTCAGCCGGATGGACAGATGCCCAGTGATAAGACCATTGGTGGAGGGGATGACTCCTTCAACACTTTTTTCAGTGAGACAGGAGCTGGCAAGCATGTTCCCAGGGCCGTGTTTGTAGATCTGGAGcccactgtgattg ATGAGGTTCGCACCGGAACTTACCGTCAGCTTTTCCACCCTGAGCAGCTGATCACTGGAAAGGAGGATGCAGCTAACAACTACGCTCGTGGCCATTACACTATTGGCAAAGAAATCATTGATCTGGTTCTTGACAGGATTCACAAACTG GCTGACCAGTGCACTGGACTTCAGGGCTTCTTGGTGTTCCACAGCTTTGGAGGAGGAACTGGTTCTGGTTTCACCTCTTTACTGATGGAGCGCCTTTCTGTTGATTATGGAAAGAAGTCCAAACTTGAGTTCTCCATCTACCCAGCTCCACAGGTGTCTACTGCTGTGGTGGAGCCCTACAACTCCATTCTTACCACCCACACCACCCTCGAGCACTCAGATTGTGCTTTCATGGTCGACAATGAGGCCATCTATGACATCTGCCGTAGAAACCTCGATATCGAGCGTCCCACTTACACCAACCTTAATAGGCTGATAGGTCAGATTGTGTCCTCCATTACTGCCTCCCTACGGTTTGATGGCGCCTTGAATGTTGACTTAACTGAGTTTCAGACAAACTTGGTGCCGTATCCACGTATCCATTTTCCTTTAGCAACTTACTCTCCTGTGATCTCAGCTGAGAAAGCTTACCATGAGCAGCTCTCAGTGGCTGAGATCACTAATGCTTGCTTTGAGCCATCTAATCAGATGGTCAAATGTGACCCACGTCACGGCAAGTACATGGCTTGTTGTCTGTTGTACCGTGGTGATGTTGTACCTAAAGATGTAAATGCTGCTATTGCCACCATAAAGACCAAGCGCAGCATTCAGTTTGTGGACTGGTGTCCAACTGGTTTCAAGGTTGGTATCAACTACCAGCCCCCTACCGTTGTACCTGGTGGTGATTTGGCTAAGGTACAGCGAGCTGTGTGCATGCTAAGCAACACCACTGCTATTGCAGAGGCTTGGGCCAGACTTGATCATAAGTTCGATCTGATGTATGCTAAGCGTGCCTTTGTGCACTGGTATGTAGGTGAAGGTATGGAGGAGGGAGAGTTCTCCGAGGCTAGAGAAGACATGGCAGCTCTGGAGAAAGATTATGAGGAGGTGGGTGTAGATTCAGTCGAGGGAGAAGGAGAAGAGGAGGGAGAGGAGTATTAG
- the prph gene encoding peripherin, translating into MSHSTFRTSFHRTFGAPVYSPVSSRIGGRYVSSSVPTRSVDFRSRSSAPAPRLSYDKVDFSSAEAINQEFFATRSNEKRELQELNDRFAIFIEKVRYLEQQNSKLILELGQYKDQHQGSTGRINELCQQEMRELRRQLELMAKDRDQMQVERDNLAEDVALLNQRLNEEMGKRQEAENNLTLFRKDVDDATLARLELERKIESLMDEIEFLKKMHDEEIQDVQVSVQSQQMKMEVMETSSRPDLTGALRDIRAQYESIATKNMQESEEWYKSKFADLTDSAKRNAEAMRQGKQENNDLRRQIQAQNCDIDSLKSTNEALLRQMREMEEQFAAEARNYQDTVSRLEDEIRNLKEEMSRHLREYQDLLNVKMALDIEIATYRKLLEGEENRIVVPIMKMPSMGGYSGDYGQFSDSGAGKKVVIKTVEIRDGEVVKESTKEKSRDEKKDSHGQGTD; encoded by the exons ATGAGTCACTCTACATTTCGCACCTCTTTTCACCGCACTTTCGGGGCACCTGTCTATAGCCCTGTGTCCAGTCGCATAGGGGGCCGCTACGTCTCCTCCTCTGTTCCCACCCGCTCTGTGGACTTCAGGAGCCGCTCCAGTGCTCCGGCCCCCCGTCTCTCTTATGATAAAGTGGACTTCTCATCGGCAGAGGCCATCAACCAGGAGTTCTTTGCCACACGCAGCAATGAGAAAAGAGAACTACAGGAACTCAATGATCGCTTTGCCATCTTCATAGAGAAGGTGCGTTATTTAGAGCAGCAGAACTCGAAGCTGATTCTGGAGCTGGGTCAGTACAAGGACCAGCATCAAGGGTCAACAGGCCGCATCAATGAGCTGTGCCAGCAGGAGATGAGAGAGCTGCGCAGGCAGCTGGAACTGATGGCCAAAGATCGAGACCAGATGCAGGTGGAGAGAGACAACCTGGCCGAAGATGTGGCCCTGCTCAATCAGAG GTTAAATGAGGAGATGGGGAAAAGACAGGAAGCTGAGAATAATTTGACTCTCTTTCGCAAG GATGTGGATGATGCCACACTTGCTCGTCTGGAACTGGAGAGAAAGATCGAGTCTCTGATGGATGAGATTGAGTTCCTCAAGAAGATGCATGATGAG GAAATTCAGGATGTACAGGTGAGTGTTCAGAGTCAGCAGATGAAGATGGAGGTGATGGAGACGTCCAGCCGGCCTGATCTTACTGGAGCTCTACGAGACATTAGAGCTCAGTATGAGAGCATCGCCACCAAAAACATGCAGGAATCTGAGGAGTGGTACAAGTCCAAG TTTGCTGACCTGACTGATTCGGCTAAGCGcaatgctgaggccatgagacagGGTAAACAAGAGAACAATGACCTGAGGAGACAAATTCAAGCCCAGAACTGTGATATCGATTCTCTCAAGAGCACT AATGAGGCTCTGCTGAGGCAGATGAGAGAAATGGAAGAGCAGTTTGCTGCAGAGGCCAGAAACTATCAAGATACTGTGTCCCGTCTGGAAGATGAGATACGAAACCTGAAGGAGGAGATGTCACGCCACCTGCGGGAATACCAGGATCTGCTCAACGTTAAGATGGCCCTAGATATTGAGATTGCCACCTACAGGAAACTCCTGGAGGGAGAGGAAAACCG AATTGTGGTTCCTATCATGAAAATGCCTTCAATGGGGGGATACAGTGGTG ATTATGGTCAGTTTTCTGATAGTGGAGCTGGAAAGAAAGTCGTAATCAAGACTGTTGAGATTCGTGATGGAGAG GTGGTGAAAGAATCGACAAAAGAAAAGAGCAGAGATGAGAAAAAAGATTCACATGGTCAAGGCACAGATTAA